A single region of the Actinoplanes sp. SE50/110 genome encodes:
- a CDS encoding rhodanese-like domain-containing protein, which yields MTNTDAIAHFSRRLAFETDVSDVHADLRDGIAGLVVVDSRSDEAWRQGHIPAAVHLPTGRIAALAAELVPAGSTVVTYCWGPGCNGATRAALEFARLGYAVKEMIGGYEYWVREGFPVRDEKGEWSRPADELAAPAGATCGC from the coding sequence ATGACGAACACCGATGCGATCGCGCACTTCTCCCGCCGGCTGGCTTTCGAGACCGATGTCAGCGACGTGCACGCCGACCTGAGGGACGGCATCGCTGGGCTGGTGGTGGTCGACTCGCGCAGTGACGAGGCGTGGCGGCAGGGGCACATCCCGGCCGCGGTGCACCTGCCGACCGGGCGGATCGCGGCGCTGGCGGCGGAGCTGGTTCCGGCCGGGAGCACGGTGGTCACCTACTGCTGGGGGCCGGGGTGCAACGGGGCGACCCGGGCGGCGCTGGAGTTCGCCAGGCTCGGGTATGCGGTGAAGGAGATGATCGGCGGCTACGAGTACTGGGTCCGGGAGGGTTTCCCGGTGCGGGACGAGAAGGGCGAATGGTCCCGGCCCGCCGATGAGCTCGCGGCTCCGGCCGGCGCGACCTGCGGCTGCTGA
- the ftrA gene encoding transcriptional regulator FtrA, giving the protein MPRRRGPSVTVLAFDGMSMFELGIVTEVFGLPRPEFDRPWYELTICAETPGPVRVIGGAALHTDHGLDTFAGGETVIVPGVPDVRADPSPALIGALRTAHARGARIMSICSGAFALAGAGLLDGRRATTHWRYAEALRTRHPSVQVDADVLYLDDDDVLTSAGSAAGLDLCLHVVRRDHGPAIANAVARRLVVQPHRDGGQAQFIEAPVPDDPADDRLARSMQWALTHLAEPISVDVLARRAHMSTRTYLRHFTRATGTTPIRWLIAQRIHASLALLETTTIPIETLAATVGFDAAVTFRHHFAHLMRTSPSAYRKAFARTPPVT; this is encoded by the coding sequence ATGCCGCGGCGGCGTGGGCCGTCGGTCACCGTGCTGGCTTTCGACGGCATGTCGATGTTCGAGCTCGGCATCGTCACCGAGGTCTTCGGCCTGCCCCGTCCCGAGTTCGACCGCCCCTGGTACGAGCTGACGATCTGCGCCGAAACCCCCGGCCCGGTCCGGGTGATCGGCGGTGCGGCCCTGCACACCGACCACGGTCTGGACACCTTCGCCGGCGGCGAGACGGTGATCGTCCCCGGGGTGCCCGACGTCCGGGCCGACCCGTCCCCGGCCCTGATCGGTGCCCTGCGCACCGCCCACGCCCGAGGCGCCCGCATCATGTCGATCTGCTCCGGCGCGTTCGCTCTGGCCGGCGCCGGCCTGCTCGACGGCCGCCGCGCCACCACCCACTGGCGGTACGCCGAAGCCCTCCGCACCCGGCACCCGTCCGTCCAGGTCGACGCGGACGTCCTCTACCTCGACGACGACGACGTGCTGACCAGCGCCGGCAGCGCCGCCGGCCTCGACCTGTGCCTGCACGTGGTGCGCCGCGACCACGGCCCGGCGATCGCCAACGCGGTCGCCCGCCGCCTCGTCGTCCAGCCGCACCGGGACGGCGGCCAGGCCCAGTTCATCGAGGCCCCGGTCCCGGACGACCCGGCCGACGACCGCCTGGCCCGCAGCATGCAGTGGGCGCTCACGCACCTGGCCGAGCCGATCAGCGTGGACGTTCTGGCCCGCCGGGCCCACATGTCCACCCGCACCTACCTACGCCACTTCACCCGAGCGACCGGTACCACCCCGATCCGCTGGCTGATCGCCCAGCGCATCCACGCCAGCCTGGCCCTGCTCGAAACCACCACCATCCCGATCGAAACACTGGCCGCCACCGTAGGCTTCGACGCGGCGGTCACCTTCCGCCACCACTTCGCCCACCTCATGCGCACGTCGCCCTCCGCGTACCGGAAAGCCTTCGCCCGCACACCACCGGTCACCTGA